CAGGCGACGAGCGCCGAGCGGCCCGGACCTTCCTCGGAGCTTTCAACGTCCTCGCGGAGGCTTTCCGAGGCCGCCAGAAAGTACGACTCTGGGAGGCTCCGCGCGAACCCAGCCCGAAAAATCCCCGGCTCTCGCTCGACCCACGTAATGTCGGGAGGAACATCATCCACGTTCATCAAAACGGTCGACACGCGTGCAATAGGCGGATAAAACGGTGAGAGTCTCTTGTCTAGGAAGTCGAAAAAGCACGCCCGCTCGTCATCGGAGTCCAAATACTCCTGAAGCGCACAACCTAAAAGTGCCGCTTCTCGCGGAAAGATAAATGGCATGTTGCGGTCCTTTGGTACAGTCGCGGCCGTCGCTTGGCGACGCGACAACGCATTATGGTGGCATACCGGGCTGCTTCGTGCAATCGGCCGCTCGGCGGCCCCGCCAAGGCCAGTGCCGGAGTCATCTACGTCGTAGATGCCGCATAGGATGCCACCCGTCGTTGCGCGGGCCGACGCAACGGTTGTCGTGGGGGTTTGGGGCCGGTCGCCGTTATCCTTCGCCTTCGCGGACGCACACGCTGCAACGGGGGGACTTTAGCGCGGCTGCTCCGGTTCGCTTAAAAAAGCCCGCACTTTTTCGGCGTTCTCATCATCAGGGAAGCGAGAGATCGCATCCCCCCAAATCTGCAAGGCCCTTGCGCGATCGCCAACGTTCCAGTAGGCACCGCCCAGATTGAACCACGCAACCGCGTAGGTGCGATCTAGCTCGATGGCTTTCTCGTACGCCGCGATGGCGTTGCGGTGATCGCCCACATGGTCGTAGCACGTTCCGAGGTTTCCCCAGGACATCGCATCCGGTTGATGCTTTTCGGCAGCACCCTTGATGAAACCCAGCGCCTCATCGTATTGACCGAGCTGCATGAGCGTTGAGCCAAGGCAGTATCCGAAGGATGCTGGATCGTGCTGCGCTGCAAGGCGAAATGCTTCAACAGCATTTCCAAGTTTGCCTTCGTCGGAGTAGATGTGGCCTAAGCGGTCCGGTATTAGGCCGTCATCGAGAAAGCCGAGCTCGATCGCCCTCGAGAATGCAACGATGCATTGCCGTGTAAGCTGCGGGGTCGCTGCAGTAAGTCGCGATCGCCAGTAGGCATAACCTAGATTGCCCCAGACTTGGCCGTTTTCGGGGAAGCGCGACGCGAGGCGTTCCGCGAAAACCCGGGCGGCGTCGCGCCACATAGTATCGTCGCCTTGCGCAATGGCATAGACGCGCGCTGCATAGAACCACGGCCAGTCGATATTTGGCGCCAGGGAAATGGCCACTTCTACCGCTCGTATGGCGGCCGCGTGATCGCCGAGGTGCGAGAGGCACTCCGCGCGGCGGCCATGCACCCATGATTGTTGAACCGGCGGCAGCTCGACCAGGCGGATTTGCGACAACTCGTCGAGCGAATCCTGGTACGCGCCACGTTCCATCGCCATCGTCGCTAGAGAGTAACGGGCTTCAAATTGCCGCGGATCATGCGCGACCGCTTGGCGGAAGCAGTGGATGGCTTCGCCTGGATTGCCGACATCGACGAATGACGTCCCAAGATTCTTCCAGCACATGGCGAACGCGGGCTCCAGCGAAAGCGCCTGCTTGTAGCACGCAATGGCGTCTTCGTGGCGCTTTAGCACGCCGAGTGCGTTTCCCTGACAGTAGGCGAGGCTGGCCGCCGACGTATGCTTTAGTAGGCTCGGATCCTCCCAGAAGGCGATTGCACTATCGAGTCTCTCCGGGCCGATCGGCTCACCATTCATGGCGAGATTCACGTTTGCCATATGCACAAAGTTGGTGATCAACGGGATGTGGCCGAATTTCAGTTCGATTTGCGGTGCCAACTGATGTATCGCCTTGTCATGGCCGGCACCGTAGAGTTGCTCTAGTTGCTCGTACGCGGCCTTTGGATCGTCGCTCAAGAACAGATCGGGCACCAATTCGAGGGCTACCGCCGGTGGCGTGTAGCGCGGCTGCGGGGGCCCCCCATGGATTTGACGAAAGCAGCGGGTGAATTCTTGGAGCAGCGCGTTTCGGATCTGGGCCGCCAGATCGTGTGGCGTTCTGATTGAGTTACCGCGAAAAAACGTTGCCTGAACCTCGTCGATGAAATGAACCTGCTGGGACTCCCGGTTCTCTGCGTGTAGTAAAAAAGGGAAGATGGGTTTCTTCCGGGATAATGCGTGACGGTATTCAAGATGGGTTGCCGACAGGCCGCGCTCAATGACCGTGCCGTATTTCTCGCCCAACAGGAGAATAATTCCGTCCGCTTCATCGATTCGCCGGAAACACTCTGCCATACCGCCGACCGCAACCGGCGCTGGTGGCCATGCTTCAAAACGCGAGCCATCAATCTCAAGCCCCTCCAATACCCGCTCGGTTTCGTCGCGTTGATCTTTCAGCGCGGCCGGGCTGCTGATGAAGATAATGAGTTTGTGAACCATTTGATCCGTCTCCGGAGGGCAACGCAGTTGCACGAAACCAAAATTATACCGGCGCGAATTGCGTTATAGAGGAAGTGACGGGTCGGAACGGCGTCGGAACGCCTTAAATAAAACGCTCCGAACGCTATACCGAGCACGAGCTTTGGCTTTTAGCGCTCGACGATCGCCGACTAACCGTAGTCGCGCAACGGAAGGACCATCCGATCTGCCCAAGCCGAGCGGCGCGGCAATGCGCGCCCGATCAGCGTTTGAACGGTTGTCGAGCGCCTGGAGAAAGCGGATGAATAGAACATGGCTCTTGGGAGGCGCGCGGCCCGATCGCCAGAAATGCGCTTTTCCCAGCTTTTCGGTAACCATTCATCGCCACGCGGTCGAATTGGCAACGAGCCTTTCAGCGACCAGCGGCGTTGAAGCACATTCACGCGCCACTCAGACCGCACTTGG
The DNA window shown above is from Pirellulales bacterium and carries:
- a CDS encoding tetratricopeptide repeat protein, with amino-acid sequence MVHKLIIFISSPAALKDQRDETERVLEGLEIDGSRFEAWPPAPVAVGGMAECFRRIDEADGIILLLGEKYGTVIERGLSATHLEYRHALSRKKPIFPFLLHAENRESQQVHFIDEVQATFFRGNSIRTPHDLAAQIRNALLQEFTRCFRQIHGGPPQPRYTPPAVALELVPDLFLSDDPKAAYEQLEQLYGAGHDKAIHQLAPQIELKFGHIPLITNFVHMANVNLAMNGEPIGPERLDSAIAFWEDPSLLKHTSAASLAYCQGNALGVLKRHEDAIACYKQALSLEPAFAMCWKNLGTSFVDVGNPGEAIHCFRQAVAHDPRQFEARYSLATMAMERGAYQDSLDELSQIRLVELPPVQQSWVHGRRAECLSHLGDHAAAIRAVEVAISLAPNIDWPWFYAARVYAIAQGDDTMWRDAARVFAERLASRFPENGQVWGNLGYAYWRSRLTAATPQLTRQCIVAFSRAIELGFLDDGLIPDRLGHIYSDEGKLGNAVEAFRLAAQHDPASFGYCLGSTLMQLGQYDEALGFIKGAAEKHQPDAMSWGNLGTCYDHVGDHRNAIAAYEKAIELDRTYAVAWFNLGGAYWNVGDRARALQIWGDAISRFPDDENAEKVRAFLSEPEQPR